One window of Penaeus chinensis breed Huanghai No. 1 chromosome 3, ASM1920278v2, whole genome shotgun sequence genomic DNA carries:
- the LOC125043558 gene encoding serine-rich adhesin for platelets-like, which yields MGTAKGNGVKIRQGSAAVKDKTSRQGESYRQGAARQNAPEEEEYYYYYEYYEDAGDSAVQSENVTSDNTSNTQGQEGDGTDGYEDYYYYDESPDAVSPGDGTEGQEGDGAEGDQDYYYDDTGGEDNADGGDGTGGQEGDGTDGDTEYYYDETDTGGEDNADGGEDNADGGEDTGGQEGDGTDGDAAYDYEETDGETGGTDEEFVTFLSTTTTPAPTTTASSSTTTTTGSTTTLSSAASTSPTSSTTSSTSTSTSTKSPTTTTATTTTTTPPTTTTTTPTTTTTTTTTTATTTTTTPRTSTSTTTTQVPTPIQGSFFRDDGAWVWGSQNRVATPPPTSSTSAPVLEPVTINTGFGIVVLADAQDAGGVGVQSNGFGILLQDQGQNVASSGASNTGFGTVSRSKTGIPGQLKAALWSSHERKLRFERRRGRAREYTIRYGLENLFPLEVGERHQTQPSQSPGVGEGKRKKRRRKGKRRKKPSSASAAPPASVSSRVAPLP from the exons ATGGGAACAGCCAAAGGGAACGGCGTCAAGATTCGCCAGGGATCGGCAGCCGTGAAGGACAAGACATCTCGGCAGGGTGAGAGCTACCGCCAAGGGGCAGCCAGGCAGAATGCTCCAGAAGAGGaagaatactattactattacgagtATTATGAAGATGCTGGCG ATTCCGCAGTCCAGAGTGAAAACGTGACAAGTGACAATACGAGTA ATACACAGGGCCAGGAAGGAGACGGCACCGATGGCTACGaagattactactactatgacgaAAGTC CCGATGCCGTGAGCCCAGGAGACGGCACCGAAGGCCAAGAAGGAGACGGCGCCGAGGGCGACCAGGATTACTACTACGAcg ACACTGGAGGCGAAGACAACGCCGACGGAGGAGATGGCACCGGCGGCCAGGAGGGGGACGGCACCGACGGAGACACAGAGTACTACTACGACGAAACTG ACACTGGAGGCGAAGACAACGCCGACGGAGGAGAAGACAACGCCGACGGAGGAGAAGACACAGGCGGCCAGGAGGGAGACGGCACCGACGGAGACGCGGCGTACGACTACGAGGAAACTG ACGGAGAAACCGGAGGCACTGACGAAGAGTTTGTGACCTTCCTTAGTACAA CAACCACACCAGCTCCTACAACCACTGCATCTTCATCTACGACCACGACTACCGGCTCTACAACCACCTTATCAAGTGCAGCATCCACATCTCCAACCTCCTCTacaacttcctccacctccacctccacctcaaccaaaagcccgacaacaacaacagcaacaacaacaacaacaacaccaccaacaacaacaacaacaacaccaacaacaacaacaacaacaactactactactgcgaccACGACCACTACTACCCCACGTACCAGCACGAGTACGACCACCACGCAGGTCCCGACGCCCATCCAGGGGAGCTTCTTCCGCGACGACGGCGCGTGGGTGTGGGGCTCTCAGAACCGGGTCGCGACCCCTCCCCCGACGTCCTCCACCTCCGCCCCGGTCCTCGAGCCCGTGACCATCAACACAGGCTTCGGCATCGTCGTCCTGGCCGATGCTCAGGACGCCGGTGGCGTGGGCGTGCAGAGCAACGGCTTCGGAATCCTTCTTCAGGACCAGGGACAGAACGTGGCAAGCTCCGGGGCTTCGAACACGGGTTTTGGTACAGTATCTCGCTCGAAGACGGGAATTCCTGGACAGCTCAAAGCTGCGCTTTGGAGCAGCCACGAACGGAAACTCCGCTTCGAGCGCAGACGCGGCCGCGCCCGGGAATATACGATCCGGTACGGCCTCGAAAATCTTTTTCCCCTTGAGGTCGGGGAGCGCCATCAGACCCAACCTTCCCAGAGTCCCGGTGTCggagagggcaagagaaagaagagaaggaggaaaggcaagagaaggaagaagccTTCCTCCGCGTCCGCTGCCCCTCCGGCGAGCGTCAGCTCTCGCGTTGCTCCACTTCCGTGA